From Halostagnicola kamekurae, the proteins below share one genomic window:
- a CDS encoding carbohydrate ABC transporter permease — protein sequence MATDQQPDVPFKDPSRTERLQERLAETGISKAATYAVLGFFLVWTLFPVYWLVSGALKSREALLSFPPQWIPTDFQVNNFVQLFAQRPEFIQYVLNSVIVTIVTTIIATTIGAAAAYGFVTFDFPYNLDFHLPFYILSTRFMPPIVTIIPLFVIFRNFQLVNTLYGLVCVYVMFNIPFAVWMMKGFFEEVPDSLVESAMLDGHTHIGAFFKVVLPLVKPGLLASAIFTTIITWNELLFAIILTQDVAAMTLPVGLSSFVTKYSVQWINVSVAGTIALVPVLLFAFVARQELVRGFSMGAVGK from the coding sequence ATGGCTACAGATCAACAACCCGACGTTCCGTTCAAAGACCCGTCCCGAACCGAGCGACTACAAGAGCGTTTAGCGGAGACGGGGATCAGCAAGGCAGCCACCTACGCGGTGCTCGGTTTCTTCCTCGTCTGGACGCTGTTCCCGGTGTACTGGCTCGTCTCCGGCGCACTCAAGTCTCGAGAGGCGCTGTTGTCGTTCCCGCCACAGTGGATCCCGACCGATTTCCAGGTGAACAACTTCGTTCAGTTGTTCGCTCAGCGACCCGAATTCATTCAATACGTCCTCAACAGCGTCATCGTCACGATCGTGACGACTATCATCGCGACGACGATCGGGGCGGCAGCGGCGTACGGGTTCGTCACGTTCGATTTCCCGTACAACCTCGACTTCCACTTGCCGTTTTACATCCTCTCGACACGGTTCATGCCGCCGATCGTGACGATCATCCCGCTGTTCGTCATCTTCCGAAACTTCCAGCTCGTGAACACGCTCTACGGTCTCGTCTGCGTGTACGTGATGTTCAACATCCCGTTCGCGGTCTGGATGATGAAGGGGTTCTTCGAGGAGGTGCCGGACAGCCTCGTCGAGTCCGCGATGTTGGACGGCCACACCCACATCGGGGCGTTCTTCAAAGTCGTTCTTCCGCTGGTCAAGCCCGGGTTGCTCGCGTCCGCGATCTTCACCACGATCATCACGTGGAACGAGTTGCTGTTCGCGATCATCCTGACCCAAGACGTCGCGGCGATGACGCTCCCGGTCGGACTCTCGTCGTTCGTCACGAAGTACTCGGTCCAGTGGATCAACGTCAGCGTCGCGGGGACCATCGCGCTCGTCCCAGTCTTGCTGTTCGCGTTTGTCGCACGGCAGGAACTCGTCCGCGGATTCAGCATGGGGGCGGTCGGCAAATGA
- a CDS encoding ABC transporter ATP-binding protein, producing MVNVEYDSVEKRYGDTIAVEDIDLTVEDGEFAILLGPSGCGKTTTLRCLAGLTEPTSGTITLGDYDVTDVHPKNRNAAMVFQNFALYPHMTVRENIGYPLKVAGIDGADRTERVQEVAEMLEIPELLDRDIANLSGGQQQRVALGRAIIRRPSVFLMDEPLANLDAKLKLSMRSRIKVLQRELDITTLYVTHDQEEAMSLGDKLVVMNEGHIQQIGSPDEVYHEPKNRFVAGFIGSPSMNFVTVEMDESGVVRSTDGVDGFEYGLASSVAERYRDHDEFVLGVRPQYFTAHTEPVDNAIRGQIKVTEPQGDNQIIDVLVGDEDGDSIELTVKAPSTVEAVRTEDIWLTIDDPLVHGFDVRSGDRIDDGEVERTKATKQQAESTSD from the coding sequence ATGGTTAACGTCGAATACGATTCAGTCGAAAAGCGGTACGGAGATACGATCGCGGTCGAGGACATCGACCTCACCGTCGAAGACGGCGAGTTCGCCATCCTGCTGGGGCCCAGCGGATGCGGGAAGACGACGACGCTGCGCTGTCTCGCCGGCCTCACCGAACCGACCAGCGGGACGATCACGCTCGGCGATTACGACGTCACCGACGTGCACCCAAAAAACCGGAACGCGGCGATGGTGTTCCAGAACTTCGCCCTCTACCCGCACATGACGGTGCGAGAGAACATCGGCTACCCGCTCAAGGTCGCGGGAATCGACGGCGCGGATCGCACCGAACGCGTCCAGGAGGTCGCAGAGATGCTCGAGATTCCGGAGTTACTCGATCGAGATATCGCCAATCTCAGCGGTGGCCAACAACAGCGCGTCGCGCTCGGTCGCGCGATCATTCGGCGGCCGTCGGTGTTCCTGATGGACGAGCCGCTGGCCAATCTCGACGCGAAACTGAAACTGAGCATGCGCAGTCGAATCAAGGTGCTCCAGCGCGAACTCGACATCACGACGCTTTACGTGACCCACGATCAGGAGGAGGCGATGTCGCTCGGCGACAAGCTCGTGGTGATGAACGAGGGTCACATCCAGCAGATCGGCTCTCCGGACGAGGTCTACCACGAACCCAAAAACAGGTTCGTCGCCGGGTTCATCGGCTCGCCGTCGATGAACTTCGTCACCGTCGAGATGGACGAGTCCGGCGTGGTTCGCTCGACCGACGGCGTCGACGGATTCGAGTACGGGCTGGCCTCGAGCGTGGCAGAACGATACCGGGATCACGACGAGTTCGTCCTCGGCGTTCGACCGCAGTACTTCACGGCGCACACGGAGCCCGTCGACAACGCGATTCGCGGACAGATCAAGGTGACCGAGCCCCAGGGCGACAACCAGATCATCGACGTCCTCGTCGGCGACGAGGATGGAGACTCCATCGAGCTCACCGTGAAAGCACCCAGTACCGTCGAGGCGGTGCGTACGGAGGATATCTGGCTGACGATAGACGACCCGCTCGTCCACGGGTTCGATGTCCGCTCCGGCGACCGGATCGACGACGGAGAGGTCGAGCGAACGAAAGCGACCAAACAACAGGCAGAGTCCACGTCGGACTGA